A window of Anas acuta chromosome 8, bAnaAcu1.1, whole genome shotgun sequence contains these coding sequences:
- the CLCA4 gene encoding calcium-activated chloride channel regulator 4: MGVFRSLIFLLSFQLLYVVNGSMVWLNQTGYEDLVVAINPSVPEDANIILNTKRMVKDASNYLFEATKHRFFFKSVKIIIPKTWKKNSNYSRLKTESYNKADVIIADPFLKYGDDPYTLQYEGCKEKGRYIHFTPNFLLNDSLVNVYGERGRVFVHEWAHLRWGVFDEYNNDAPFYVSANSEKASVEATRCSAGVIGKPVFQSCSGSKCEERDCKYDGQLYEAGCKFVADKNQNHKSSIMYMQSLPSVIEFCDNNSHNGEAPNMQNKMCNYKSTWEVIMESKDFINSSVVNGSAPPFETTFSLLQTQDRAVALVLDVSGSMTLYDRIKHLYKAAEVFLLQIIEVGSWVGIVTFHSSASIQSPLQQITSDAVRQNLVNKLPTTAGGGTNICSGVRTGLQIIKNQVHVTYGSEIVLLTDGEDSGMSACRDEVKQSGAIIHTIALGSSAAKELEEFSNITGGLQLYAIDEVLPSKLIEAFSAITSGSGDISQQSIQLESKQIDVKSSEWINSTVTIDKTVGNDTFFVIAWSATKPFFFLRDPNGKEYGSSDFTLDNLNSKAARLGINGTAEVGDWHYYIKNEGTTAQYVSVTVTSRAASSVVPPVNVVAYMKKANIAPNPVVVYAEVSQGFLPVLGANVIATIEKDGAAPVSLELLDNGAGADTVKNDGVYSRYFTSLKGIGRYSLRVSAQGRNTTVRLGLRQNRALYVPGYIENGKIQMNVPRPEVADEDIQAKLGSFSRTSTTSLVLDSIPTVKLPPCKVTDLDAHIENETVILSWTAPGDDLDIGKAVQYIIKSSENLLVLKDEFDNATSVNSSDLTPQEAGSTETFKFKPENLRIENGTIIYIAMRAVDNDSLTSDISNIAKATWYIPPKASEPSDGGGSSGGVNITLIVAIVAGCVVVVCIIVSSSVCIVQKQRRTRNPAIRI, from the exons ATGGGGGTGTTTAGGagtttgatatttttgttgtcttttcagcttctgtatGTGGTAAATGGTTCCATGGTGTGGTTAAATCAGACTGGCTATGAGGATTTGGTTGTTGCAATTAATCCCAGTGTGCCAGAAGATGCCAACATCATCCTGAACACAAAG AGAATGGTTAAAGATGCTTCTAATTATTTGTTTGAAGCTACAAAACATcgattttttttcaagtctgtaaaaattataattcctaaaacatggaagaaaaatagcaacTATTCAAGATTAAAGACAGAATCATATAACAAG GCAGATGTCATCATAGCAGatccttttctgaaatatggAGATGATCCCTATACCTTGCAGTATGAAGGATGTAAGGAGAAAGGACGGTACATCCATTTCACGCCTAACTTCCTGTTAAATGACAGTTTGGTTAACGTTTATGGAGAAAGAG GTAGAGTTTTTGTCCATGAGTGGGCTCACCTTCGCTGGGGGGTGTTCGACGAATATAATAATGATGCACCTTTTTATGTGTCCGCAAATTCTGAAAAAGCAAGTGTTGAAGCAACAAG GTGTTCAGCTGGTGTCATAGGTAAGCCTGTGTTCCAAAGCTGCAGTGGAAGCAAGTGTGAGGAAAGAGACTGCAAATATGAtggtcaactgtatgaagctGGATGTAAATTTGTAgcagataaaaatcaaaatcacaAATCTTCTATTATGTATATGCAAAGCTTACCTTCT GTGATTGAATTTTGTGATAATAACTCTCACAATGGTGAGGCTCCAAATATGCAGAATAAGATGTGCAACTACAAAAGCACATGGGAAGTAATAATGGAATCTAAGGATTTTATCAACTCATCTGTTGTAAATGGTTCTGCACCCCCTTTCGAGACTACCTTCAGTCTATTGCAGACCCAAGACAGAGCAGTCGCATTAGTACTGGATGTTTCTGGGAGCATGACATTg TATGACCGCATCAAACATCTCTATAAAGCTGCAGAGGTATTTCTGCTCCAAATTATTGAAGTTGGTTCCTGGGTTGGAATTGTCACATTTCATTCTTCTGCATCTATACAAAGTCCGTTGCAACAAATAACCAGTGATGCAGTACGTCAAAATCTTGTTAACAAATTGCCTACAACAGCTGGTGGAGGAACCAATATCTGTTCAGGTGTACGGACAGGACTGCAG ATTATTAAAAATCAAGTCCATGTAACGTATGGTTCAGAAATTGTGCTACTGACAGATGGAGAGGATTCAGGTATGTCAGCTTGCCGGGATGAAGTGAAACAAAGTGGAGCAATAATTCATACCATTGCACTGGGTTCTTCAGCAGCCAAAGAATTAGAAGAATTTTCAAACATAACAG GAGGTTTACAACTTTATGCTATAGATGAAGTCCTCCCCAGTAAACTAATTGAGGCGTTCAGTGCGATTACATCAGGAAGTGGAGATATTTCTCAACAGTCTATTCAG CTTGAAAGCAAACAGATAGACGTTAAATCTTCTGAATGGATTAATAGTACTGTGACCATTGACAAAACTGTGGGAAATGACACTTTCTTCGTCATTGCATGGAGTGCCACGaagccatttttctttctgagggaCCCTAATGGAAAAGAGTATGGAAGCTCAGACTTTACATTAGATAATTTAAACTCAAAAGCAGCTAGACTTGGTATAAACGGCACTGCAGAG gTCGGAGATTGGCATTACTATATTAAAAATGAGGGTACAACAGCTCAGTATGTATCAGTAACAGTTACCTCTCGAGCAGCATCTTCTGTTGTTCCTCCTGTGAACGTAGTAGCTTACATGAAGAAGGCAAACATCGCACCGAATCCAGTTGTTGTTTATGCAGAGGTTAGCCAAGGGTTCTTGCCTGTTCTTGGTGCAAATGTGATAGCTACCATAGAGAAGGATGGTGCTGCACCAGTAAGCCTTGAACTTCTTGATAATGGTGCAG GTGCTGACACAGTCAAGAATGATGGAGTCTACTCAAGGTACTTTACTTCTTTAAAAGGCATTGGAAGGTACAGTCTGAGAGTCAGTGCCCAAGGAAGAAATACAACTGTCAGACTTGGCCTTAGGCAAAATCGAGCCTTGTATGTACCAGGTTATATAGAAAATG GTAAAATTCAGATGAATGTTCCAAGACCTGAAGTTGCTGATGAAGACATCCAAGCCAAGCTGGGAAGTTTCAGCAGAACTTCAACAACTTCTCTTGTACTGGATAGCATTCCAACAGTAAAGTTACCACCCTGTAAAGTTACAGACCTTGATGCTCatatagaaaatgaaacagtaatCTTGTCTTGGACAGCTCCAGGAGATGACTTGGACATCGGAAAAG CTGTCCAATACAtaataaaaagcagtgaaaatctTCTGGTCCTAAAAGATGAATTTGATAATGCTACTTCTGTCAATTCCTCTGATCTCACACCTCAGGAAGCTGGaagcacagaaacatttaaatttaaaccaGAAAATTTGAGAATAGAAAATGGTACCATAATCTACATCGCCATGCGTGCTGTTGATAATGACAGCTTGACTTCAGACATATCTAACATAGCAAAAGCCACATGGTACATCCCTCCAAAAGCATCTGAGCCTTCAGATGGTGGAGGCAGCAGCGGCGGCGTTAACATTACACTAATAGTGGCAATTGTAGCTGGATGTGTTGTAGTTGTCTGTATTATTGTAAGTTCATCTGTCTGTATTGtacaaaaacaaaggagaacAAGGAATCCTGCAATCAGAATATGA